The nucleotide window GCCTCGCAGCGACGGGATCGTCCATGTGGCCAGTACGGCGCTGATCGCGGCCACGCTGACCCAGATGCCAACAGTCGTCCAGACCGACGGACCCTGGACACGCGTTGCAGTGCCGATCCCGTCGCCGGACGCAGGTGAATTTTCGACGCTGGAGGTTTCACTCTCATCGCGTGAACTTTGGGCAATTTCCCGGTCAGTTGTCGCATCTGTGCGGCCGTTTTCGACAGTCGTCGACGGGGGAGGGGGCGCCTCGACGAAAGGGCTCACGCGTGTCACGCCCGTTAGCCGATAGCCGATTCGGGGCAGCGTGACGAGCAATCCCGGGTCGGCGCCAAGGTGTTGCAACGCCCGGCGAATACGAACGATCGATTGACTGAGGTTGTTGTCCGTGACGACGGCCCCGTATTGCTCCCAACCCTGGGCGAGCAGCGTGCGCTTCGTCACAATCTCGCCGTCGGCCTCCAGCAGTACCTGGAGGCAGCGGCCCGCGGTCGCACCGAGCGATACGCTCAGCGCGTCATCTCGCCGGGAGACGAGAGCGAAGGTGTCGGTATCGAAACCCGCGATGTCACCGATAAGGAACTTGACCATAAATCGTCGCGAAGGCGTGGGACACCCTGGCGCAGTGTTGAACAGGAGCGCGACAGAGACCGGATCGTTCTGGTGACGGAATTCGACGTCTATCGCGTTGCAGCATGTTACTCCCTGAGCGGTTGCGCGGGGACGGGGCCGGGATCGCCAAGTGTGCGCCTTCGATCACCACGGCGACACTGTCAACATTGGCAGCCCTTGGTCTTGGCCACCGTGATGGTCTCGTCTGCCGTCCAACGTCGACATGTGCACTCGCCCAATGCGGGGGGCGAGCGCAAGCCCGGGGACACCCTTGCCGAATCGCCTGGACGATGAGCGCTCCATGAATGAAGAACCTGTCGGCGTGCCCAACGTTGACCTGTCAACGTTGACAGTTTTCGCTGAATATTCGCGTGGATACGCTGCCTCCATCTACATGGAGGTATGCGATGAGAGTCGATGTTCAGAGAGGTGCCCAACTGGTCCCGTCCACCCGTTCCGAGATTGCGCGCTTTCGCCACAGGGTTTTCGTCGAGAAACTGGGTTGGCATGTTCAGGCCTCCTCTGCCTGTCCTCGACCGACGGAGGGTGAGGAGTCCGATGAATACGATCATGACGACACCGTCTACGTCACACTGCGCGGCCGGGAAGACGCCATTGTGGGATGCGCGCGTTTACTGCCGGCGAAGAACCGGTATCTGCTCGGTGACCATTTCCGACATCTCGTCGACGACCTCCGGGCCGCCGTCGATGTTGGCGACGCCGTCGAGGCCACAAACGCGTCGGCGGGTGCCAAATACGGCTGCGCGAGTCACGTGGTCGACACGCCCGTGTGGGAGCTGTCGCGATTCGCGTGGGATCAGCCGGAGCCGAACATGCCCAGGGGCGCCGGGCGCGAAGCCAGCCACGGAGCGCATGAACTCCTCAGAGCTGCGGTGTTCACGGCACGGGCCCTTGGCGCGCGGCGTCTGATCGGTGTGACCTTCGTGAGCCTGGCACGCTTGTTCGTGCGCATCGGGGTGCCGACACACAAGCTCGGTGCGGCCTATCGCATCGATGGGCGTTGGGTCGCTGCCTATCGCATCGACATCGACGCACAGACGCTGACCGCACTCGGCCTCTCGGGGCGGCGCCGCAAGTCTCGCATACGGCGCCCTGGGGGGCGCCGTGCGAGGAGTCCGAGGTGATCCTTCCCGCGCGCGCTACCGCAAGCGAGTGCGTCAGCCCCACATGACCAGGCGAATCGCGCTCTGCACCTTGTTGCGGCAGCCGGTCTTGTCCAGGCAATTGCGGATGTGAAAGTTGACTGTGCGAGTGGAGATGCCGAGGATATCGCCGATCTCGTCGGCGGTTTTCCCCTCGGCCGTCCAAAGCAGCACTTCCCGTTCGCGCGCCGACAGCGAGTCGAAATCGAACGGGGGGCGCTGGGGGCGCAGCAGCCGGCTCATCGCCTCGTGCGTGTAGTTCGCGAGAACGCCGACACCGACCCGAAGCGACTTCAACTCCACGTCGTTCAGCGCGTCGTGGCTCCGTCCGAAGCTCAACAGTCCGAACTCGCCGTGTGGTCCCCAACTGGAGCGGGCTACACCGTGCTTCAGACCGAAGTCATGCGCATCGCGCCAGAACGCGTCAGCGGGGATGAGCGTGGGGTCGCGCCATTTGATGAGGTATTGGCATTGCGTGCCGGCGTGCACCGTCGGATCGACCGCGAGATAGCCTCGCTCGCTGTACCGCGCCATCCAGCCGGCGGGGTAGCTGTCGAACACGCGGACTTCCGACTGGGTGGCGCTGCGGGGATGTCGAAAGCCGTACGAGCAATATTCGAAACCGATGCGTTGTGCGAACTCGTTGACGCGTGCAAAGAGAGTGTTCGCGTCATTTACTTCTCCACAGTCGTCGCGAATCGTTTCAAGCAAATGCATCAGAGCGGGCATGATGCCTCCCGAAGGCGCGGCACCTTGAAGACACCGGGCGGTTCGGTGTTTTTTGCCGCTCCGTCAGTTCCGTACGCGCGCACGACTTCTCCATGGCGATGTTGGCCACGGGCCCCGATGAAGGATGAAAGCGTCGGAATCGAAATTGAATAACTGCAACTGATGGTGAAGCTCACGCAGGCCGTCGAAACTGCATGCCACGACAATGCAGGAATTAAAGGCTACGTACCGGAACGGGTGACTTATGTCACGTGTAAAAAACTGAAATACTCGCTCCGATGCGATGAAGAATATCAACCGGATTTTGGTATTTCAATGAATGCATCTAAAATATCGAAAAACGGGACATCTCGATTTTCAAGATAATTTTTTGTTATTTTAAATGTATTGAAATCAATGGTTTGTGGAATATTCGACGTGAATCCCACGTGGTCGTGGCTGCTTGGGAAGCATTTTTTGTGTTGATGATTGGTATAAAAATTGTGTAAAAATTTCCAGATTTTTTAAATAAAGTTTTAAAAAAATCGAAGAATTTTTTTGGTGATTTAAAATCGAATTGTTGTCGTTATTCGGCGGCGTGGTTTCGGTAAATTGTTTTTTGATTGAGGGTCAGGGTTGATTCGCCTTTATCGCAGCTCGAATGAGTTCGGTGAGTGCATTTGCGTCGATGGGTGCACCTTGATGGAAATCGATGGCGCGGCGGGTATTACCTTCGAGGCTGGCGTTGAAGAGGCCTGAGGGGTCGGGAAGGGAGGCGCCTTTGGGGAAGGTCATCTTGACGGTGGTCTTATAGGTTTCGCCGGTGCAGAGGATGCCATTGCAGGACCAGACGGGGACGCGCCATTTCCATTCCTCGACGATGTTGGGGGAGGTTTGGGTGATGATTTGGCGGAGGTGTGCGAGGATGGTGCCGCGCCAGTCGTTCAGTTCGGCGATGCGGGCGTCGATGAGGGCGGCGGCTTCGGTGGCGTTGGGAAAGGATTTCTTCATGTCGCGGTCTCCGGAGGTGACACGATAGAGGAAGCGACATTGTAGCGGGGCGATTGGTGTGCGGAGGCGGGAGGAGGGAGGGGGAATGGGGAAGGGGGAAATACAGCGGGGGGAAATACAGCGGGTTGGGGGGTGGAAGGGGGAAGACGGACCGCGGTGCCTTTTCGAACCGAGTTGGGTCTATGTCTGAGGGGCGGAAAGGTGCCGCGGTCCGTCGGGGGGCGTGCAGTACCGGGGGGGGAGGGAGAGGATCCCACCGGTACGGCGAATGCAACAAGCGTTGGCAGAAAAGCCGGGTCAGAAAGCGGCGCTGTAGATGGCGAGAGCGTCTGCTTCGGTGACTTCGCGGGGGTTATTGACGAGCAGGCGGGTTTGGCGCATGGCGTCGGAGGCCATGCGGGGGAGGTCGTCCTGCTTGACGCCGACTTCGCGAAGTGAGCGGGGGATGGCGGTGTCGACGATCATCGATTCGATGTGTTGGATGAGGGCATCGGTTTTTGCCTCGTCGCTGCCGGTGAAATGCGTGGGCAGGATGACGTCGGCGAGTTCGGCGTAGCGCTCGCTGGCGGCGGGCGCGTTGAATCGCATGACGTGGGAGAGCACGAGTGCGTTCGACAGGCCGTGCGCCACGTGAAAAATACCGCCGATCGGATAGGCGAGTGCGTGCACGGCGGCCACGGGTGAGTTGGCGAACGATTGACCTGCGAACATTGCGCCGAGGAGCATCGCTTCGCGTGCGTGGCGATCGGCGCCGTCGCGGCAGGCGGGCAGCAGATTGCGCGAGAGCAGTTCGAGCGCCTTGACCGCGAGCATGTCGGAGATCGGGTTCTTCAGGTGTGCGGAAGTATAAGCCTCGATCGCGTGGACCATTGCGTCGATGCCTGTTGCCGCGGTGGCGGCGCGGGGCAGGCCGAGCGTGAGTTCCGCGTCGAGGATGGCCAGATCGGCGAAGAGTTGGGGGGCGACCACGCCCATCTTCGTCGTCTCGCCCGTCGTCACGATCGACACCGCGGTGACTTCCGATCCGGTGCCGGCTGTCGTGGGCATCTGCACCAGGGGCAGGCGCGAGCCAGTCACCTTCTTCACGCCGTACATTTCCTGGATGGACTGCGTGCCTGGCAGCAGCACGGCGAGCAGCTTCGCCACGTCCATCGACGAACCGCCGCCCAGGCCCAGGACGATTTCCGCGTCGGCCGCGCGTGCGCGTTCGGCGGCTTCGAGCACCACATGTTCGGGCGGATCGGCGATCACGTCATCGATCACCGAGACCTGCCAGTCGTGCTTTGCCAGGTCGGCGAGTGCGGGGGCCAGCAAACCGCTCTTGTGCAGAAATCCGTCCGTGACCACGCACAGACGCTTGCCTGCCGGAAACTGCTCGCGCAGCAGCGCGCCCAGGCGCCGGGCCGCACCGAACTCCACCACGACGGTGGGGACCGTCTGGAAACGAAATGCATTCATGATCGATTTCCTCTTGAAACCTGTGTGTTGAAAGCTACGCGACCATCTGGCCGCGATCGATCCGGTAGACGTCATCGAGCACCGCGCCCGCATGCTGCAGATCCGCGCCCGACAGAATCACCGCGAGGCCTTCGCCGCGCATCTGGCCGATCACTTCGGCAATGCGCTTCGACAGCGCTGGCGCCACGCCTTCGAACGGTTCGTCGAGCATCAGCAGGCGCGAACTCGTCATCAGTGCGCGCCCGACGGCCACCAGTTTCTGCTGGCCTCCCGACAATTGCAAGGCGCGGCGCGGCGCCCATTCGCGGGCTTCGGGGATGATGCGGTACACCTTGTCGAGACGCGCCTGCACGTCCCTGGCTTTCAGGGCCCAGGCCGGCACGCACAGATTCTCTTCCACCGTCATGTCCGGAATCAGCCGGCGGTCCTCCGGCGCGTAGCCGATGCCGAGCGACGTGCGCTCGTGCGAAGGCGCCTTCGCCAGATTCACGCCGTCGAACGTCAGCGTGCCACCGTTCGCTTTCACCAGCCCCATGATCGCGCGCAGCGTCGTCGTCTTGCCCGCGCCGTTGCGGCCAATCAGACCGACGATCGCGCCCTTCGGCACCGAAAACTGCACGCCGCGAAGAATGTCCGTCGCGCCGAAGCGCACATTCAGATTTCCGACTTCAAGCATGGGCCACCTCGCTCGCCACCCCGGCGGTGCCCGGCACCGCGGCCACCGTCTCGCCAATGATCAACTCACGCACCTGCGCGTCGGACAGCACCACATCCGGCGTGCCGTCGGCCAGAATGCGCCCGTCGCAAAACGCCAGCACGCGGTCGCTGTAGCGGCGCACGATCTCCATGTCGTGCTCCACGAACAACACCGTAATGCCCAGTCCGCGCGCTGCATCGAGCACGCGGTTCATCACGTCGAACTTCTCCTCCGCCGCCACGCCCGACGTTGGTTCGTCGAGCAACAGCACCTCCGGCTTGCAAACCATCGCGAGCGCGATGTCCAACAGCTTGCGCACCCCCTCCGGCAACGTGCCCGAGACCATGTCCGCAAACTCCAGCACGCCCAGCCGGGCCAGACTGTCGTTGGCCAGATCCGCCGACAGCCCCGAGATTGCCAACGCGATCTCGATGTTCTCGCGCGCCGTCTGCGAACCGAACAATTGCGGAATCTGGAACGAACGGGCGATCCCCAGACCCGTGATCTTGCGCGGTGCCAGCCCCGTAATGCGCTTGCCTCGGAATACGATCTCGCCGCGATCCGGCTTGATGTATCCGGTGA belongs to Pandoraea pnomenusa and includes:
- a CDS encoding autoinducer binding domain-containing protein — encoded protein: MPALMHLLETIRDDCGEVNDANTLFARVNEFAQRIGFEYCSYGFRHPRSATQSEVRVFDSYPAGWMARYSERGYLAVDPTVHAGTQCQYLIKWRDPTLIPADAFWRDAHDFGLKHGVARSSWGPHGEFGLLSFGRSHDALNDVELKSLRVGVGVLANYTHEAMSRLLRPQRPPFDFDSLSAREREVLLWTAEGKTADEIGDILGISTRTVNFHIRNCLDKTGCRNKVQSAIRLVMWG
- a CDS encoding DUF1801 domain-containing protein, encoding MKKSFPNATEAAALIDARIAELNDWRGTILAHLRQIITQTSPNIVEEWKWRVPVWSCNGILCTGETYKTTVKMTFPKGASLPDPSGLFNASLEGNTRRAIDFHQGAPIDANALTELIRAAIKANQP
- a CDS encoding ATP-binding cassette domain-containing protein; amino-acid sequence: MLEVGNLNVRFGATDILRGVQFSVPKGAIVGLIGRNGAGKTTTLRAIMGLVKANGGTLTFDGVNLAKAPSHERTSLGIGYAPEDRRLIPDMTVEENLCVPAWALKARDVQARLDKVYRIIPEAREWAPRRALQLSGGQQKLVAVGRALMTSSRLLMLDEPFEGVAPALSKRIAEVIGQMRGEGLAVILSGADLQHAGAVLDDVYRIDRGQMVA
- a CDS encoding iron-containing alcohol dehydrogenase — translated: MNAFRFQTVPTVVVEFGAARRLGALLREQFPAGKRLCVVTDGFLHKSGLLAPALADLAKHDWQVSVIDDVIADPPEHVVLEAAERARAADAEIVLGLGGGSSMDVAKLLAVLLPGTQSIQEMYGVKKVTGSRLPLVQMPTTAGTGSEVTAVSIVTTGETTKMGVVAPQLFADLAILDAELTLGLPRAATAATGIDAMVHAIEAYTSAHLKNPISDMLAVKALELLSRNLLPACRDGADRHAREAMLLGAMFAGQSFANSPVAAVHALAYPIGGIFHVAHGLSNALVLSHVMRFNAPAASERYAELADVILPTHFTGSDEAKTDALIQHIESMIVDTAIPRSLREVGVKQDDLPRMASDAMRQTRLLVNNPREVTEADALAIYSAAF
- a CDS encoding winged helix-turn-helix domain-containing protein, which produces MVKFLIGDIAGFDTDTFALVSRRDDALSVSLGATAGRCLQVLLEADGEIVTKRTLLAQGWEQYGAVVTDNNLSQSIVRIRRALQHLGADPGLLVTLPRIGYRLTGVTRVSPFVEAPPPPSTTVENGRTDATTDREIAQSSRDESETSSVENSPASGDGIGTATRVQGPSVWTTVGIWVSVAAISAVLATWTIPSLRGDVRTNAKSAQWTALDATPGNRVFVAPDYRENTDFVTQRLARLASTPPVTIGDASDRYVYINGAGNFDVFSYFLCREPIGRADSDCLSYLLIDHATS
- a CDS encoding acyl-homoserine-lactone synthase — translated: MDTLPPSTWRYAMRVDVQRGAQLVPSTRSEIARFRHRVFVEKLGWHVQASSACPRPTEGEESDEYDHDDTVYVTLRGREDAIVGCARLLPAKNRYLLGDHFRHLVDDLRAAVDVGDAVEATNASAGAKYGCASHVVDTPVWELSRFAWDQPEPNMPRGAGREASHGAHELLRAAVFTARALGARRLIGVTFVSLARLFVRIGVPTHKLGAAYRIDGRWVAAYRIDIDAQTLTALGLSGRRRKSRIRRPGGRRARSPR
- a CDS encoding ABC transporter ATP-binding protein — translated: MASNHIIEATGLYKTFGSVTPARDITVNIDAQSVVGLIGTNGAGKTTFVNMLTGYIKPDRGEIVFRGKRITGLAPRKITGLGIARSFQIPQLFGSQTARENIEIALAISGLSADLANDSLARLGVLEFADMVSGTLPEGVRKLLDIALAMVCKPEVLLLDEPTSGVAAEEKFDVMNRVLDAARGLGITVLFVEHDMEIVRRYSDRVLAFCDGRILADGTPDVVLSDAQVRELIIGETVAAVPGTAGVASEVAHA